A single region of the Echinimonas agarilytica genome encodes:
- the hisIE gene encoding bifunctional phosphoribosyl-AMP cyclohydrolase/phosphoribosyl-ATP diphosphatase HisIE produces the protein MFNELDVAQLAWDKVDGMMPAIVQNAQSGKVLMMGYMNQDALKHTLESGHVTFFSRSKQRLWTKGETSGNTLNLVAIQADCDQDTLLVQANPIGPTCHTGTETCWGNDAAEAPIAFISDLEQVIASRKGASADSSYTASLFASGTKRIAQKVGEEGVETALAATVNDDEETLNESADLMYHLLVLLQHQGLSLSQVVDVLKARHGKK, from the coding sequence ATGTTTAACGAATTAGATGTCGCCCAATTGGCGTGGGATAAAGTTGACGGAATGATGCCCGCAATTGTGCAGAATGCGCAAAGCGGCAAAGTGTTGATGATGGGATACATGAATCAAGACGCATTGAAGCACACGCTTGAGTCAGGCCATGTCACCTTTTTTAGCCGCTCCAAACAACGCCTTTGGACCAAAGGCGAGACATCAGGGAACACGCTCAACTTAGTAGCAATCCAAGCCGACTGTGATCAAGACACGCTATTAGTTCAAGCCAACCCTATTGGCCCAACATGCCACACAGGCACTGAAACCTGCTGGGGTAACGATGCAGCCGAAGCTCCTATCGCCTTTATCTCAGATTTAGAGCAAGTCATTGCGTCACGCAAAGGTGCATCGGCCGATAGTAGCTATACCGCCAGCTTATTCGCAAGTGGTACTAAGCGCATTGCCCAAAAAGTAGGAGAAGAAGGCGTAGAAACAGCCCTCGCAGCCACGGTGAATGATGATGAAGAAACGCTCAATGAATCGGCAGACTTAATGTATCACTTGCTTGTGTTGCTTCAGCATCAAGGCTTGAGTTTGTCTCAAGTGGTTGACGTACTGAAAGCGCGGCACGGTAAAAAATAA
- the hisF gene encoding imidazole glycerol phosphate synthase subunit HisF: MLAKRIIPCLDVRDGKVVKGVQFRNHEIIGDIVPLAKRYAEVGADELVFYDITASSDARVVDKSWVSRVAEVIDIPFCVAGGIKTVEDARRILLNGADKISINSPALANPELITEMEQAFGKQCVVVGIDSFFNAQTNSYQVKQYTGDESRTVTTQWNTLDWVEEVQKRGAGEIVLNCMNKDGVRDGYDLEQLKLVRERCNVPLIASGGAGTMQHFNDAFADADVDGALAASVFHKAIIDMQELKSFLRQHNIAIRAE, encoded by the coding sequence ACCTTGCCTCGACGTCCGCGATGGCAAAGTAGTAAAAGGCGTACAATTTCGTAACCATGAAATTATTGGTGATATCGTTCCTTTGGCAAAGCGATATGCTGAAGTAGGCGCAGACGAATTAGTATTTTATGACATCACAGCCTCGTCTGACGCACGTGTAGTCGATAAAAGCTGGGTCAGCCGTGTTGCCGAAGTCATCGATATTCCATTTTGCGTTGCCGGTGGTATTAAAACCGTTGAAGATGCACGGCGAATTCTGCTCAATGGTGCTGATAAGATTTCGATTAACAGCCCCGCACTTGCAAATCCAGAGCTTATTACAGAAATGGAGCAAGCCTTTGGCAAGCAATGCGTTGTTGTTGGAATCGACAGTTTTTTCAACGCTCAAACCAACAGTTATCAAGTCAAACAATACACCGGTGATGAAAGCCGCACTGTCACGACTCAATGGAACACATTAGATTGGGTTGAAGAAGTGCAAAAACGCGGCGCTGGCGAAATTGTGCTGAATTGCATGAATAAAGATGGCGTTCGAGATGGCTACGATCTAGAACAGCTGAAGTTGGTCCGCGAGCGCTGCAACGTGCCGCTTATCGCATCAGGCGGCGCAGGCACCATGCAACACTTTAATGACGCTTTTGCTGACGCGGATGTAGACGGCGCATTAGCAGCCAGCGTATTTCACAAAGCAATTATCGATATGCAGGAATTAAAGAGCTTCTTGCGCCAACACAACATCGCGATTCGCGCAGAATAA